In Bacteroidota bacterium, one DNA window encodes the following:
- a CDS encoding class I SAM-dependent methyltransferase, translating into MMEPEYIKINRELWDKRTEAHLKTEFYNVPAFLNGNSTLNKTELDLLGDITGKSLLHLQCHFGLDTMSLARLGAEVTGVDLSPKAIQEAEKLAEQTQLQAKFVCSDIYDLPNNLQGKYDIIYTTYGTIGWLPDMTKWANIIAHFLKPSGLFILVDFHPVVWMFDDEFKYIQYSYFNKETIIEEESGSYADHNADIKNLSYGWNHDLSEVLNALIQAGLKIEVFNEYDFSHYNCFKHTEKTADGNYVIKHLRNKIPMMYGVRAGAPLSPAAAGLSAGDTPIAVGLQFCET; encoded by the coding sequence ATGATGGAACCCGAGTATATAAAAATCAATCGTGAGCTTTGGGATAAAAGAACAGAAGCACATCTCAAAACCGAGTTTTACAATGTACCTGCTTTTTTAAATGGCAATAGTACTTTAAACAAAACCGAGCTAGATTTATTGGGCGATATAACAGGCAAATCATTATTACACTTACAATGTCACTTCGGGTTGGATACCATGTCATTGGCAAGATTGGGAGCAGAAGTAACAGGCGTAGATTTATCACCAAAAGCTATACAAGAAGCAGAAAAACTTGCCGAGCAAACACAACTCCAGGCAAAATTTGTATGTAGCGATATATATGATTTACCCAATAATTTACAAGGCAAATACGATATTATATATACTACTTATGGTACCATAGGTTGGTTGCCCGATATGACGAAATGGGCCAATATTATTGCACACTTTTTAAAGCCTAGTGGACTATTTATTTTGGTCGACTTTCATCCTGTGGTATGGATGTTCGATGATGAATTTAAATACATACAATACTCCTATTTTAATAAAGAAACTATTATTGAAGAAGAATCTGGTAGCTATGCAGACCACAATGCAGATATCAAAAATCTTTCCTACGGTTGGAACCACGATTTGAGCGAAGTACTGAATGCTTTAATACAAGCAGGATTAAAAATAGAAGTATTTAATGAATATGATTTCTCGCACTATAACTGTTTTAAACATACAGAAAAAACAGCAGATGGAAATTATGTAATAAAACATTTAAGGAATAAAATTCCGATGATGTATGGGGTGCGGGCGGGAGCCCCGCTCTCTCCCGCCGCGGCGGGTCTCTCTGCTGGAGATACCCCGATAGCTGTGGGGTTACAGTTTTGCGAGACTTAA
- a CDS encoding DUF1003 domain-containing protein: MANFKSDISGIDFPANERVSAKTLRKSLFSMIQNEHPDFNEKNYISLSELNDYRQKYIEYYLQGETGILTEMEETVLNNMRKHTTLSDKMDESDEGPALTLGQRLADKIASFGGSWRFIIMFGVFIFIWICINIFIMVAKPFDPYPFILLNLILSCLAALQAPVIMMSQNRQEQKDRQRSKKDYMINLKSELEIRMLHEKIDHLIMHQQQELIEIQQMQIDMMNDIMKEIKK; this comes from the coding sequence ATGGCAAACTTTAAAAGTGATATTTCTGGAATTGACTTCCCTGCCAATGAAAGAGTTTCAGCAAAGACTTTAAGGAAAAGTTTGTTTAGTATGATACAAAATGAACATCCCGATTTTAATGAAAAAAATTATATATCCCTCAGTGAACTAAATGACTACCGACAAAAATATATAGAATATTATTTGCAGGGCGAAACGGGCATCCTAACAGAAATGGAGGAAACCGTTTTGAATAATATGCGTAAGCATACTACACTCAGCGATAAAATGGACGAGAGCGATGAGGGTCCTGCACTTACCCTTGGGCAAAGACTCGCTGATAAGATTGCTTCCTTTGGAGGTAGTTGGAGATTTATTATTATGTTTGGTGTATTTATTTTTATCTGGATATGCATCAATATATTTATTATGGTTGCCAAGCCCTTCGATCCATATCCATTTATATTATTAAACTTGATACTCTCCTGTTTGGCAGCCCTGCAAGCTCCCGTTATTATGATGAGCCAGAACAGGCAAGAGCAAAAAGACAGACAGCGTTCGAAAAAAGATTATATGATAAACTTGAAATCGGAATTGGAAATACGTATGCTGCACGAAAAAATTGACCACCTTATCATGCACCAGCAACAAGAACTCATTGAGATACAACAAATGCAAATAGATATGATGAATGACATCATGAAAGAGATAAAAAAATGA
- a CDS encoding (Fe-S)-binding protein gives MENIPLLSEMMAQGETPEVLFWVGCAGSFDQRAQKVSKAFAKILNHVGVKFAILGTEESCTGDPAKRAGNEFLFQMLAMQNIEVLNAYEIKNIVTTCPHCFNTLKNEYPSLGGNYNVIHHAQYLQQLLDDGRLAIEGGEFKGKKITYHDSCYLGRANGIYEAPRMLMEKLDAELVEMKRCKTNGLCCGAGGAQMFKEAEKGNKEINIERTDDILETGATIVAAACPFCNTMLTDGIKHVEKEDQIAVLDIAEIIAAGKGL, from the coding sequence ATGGAAAATATTCCTTTGCTTAGTGAAATGATGGCCCAGGGCGAAACACCCGAGGTGCTTTTTTGGGTGGGGTGTGCGGGCAGTTTCGACCAACGTGCACAAAAAGTATCTAAGGCTTTTGCTAAGATTTTAAATCACGTAGGGGTAAAGTTTGCCATATTAGGTACCGAAGAATCATGTACGGGCGACCCTGCAAAAAGAGCGGGCAATGAATTTTTATTTCAGATGTTGGCCATGCAAAACATAGAAGTACTAAATGCTTACGAAATAAAAAATATAGTAACCACTTGTCCGCATTGTTTTAATACCCTCAAAAATGAATACCCGAGTTTGGGCGGGAATTATAATGTAATACATCATGCTCAATACTTGCAGCAATTGTTGGATGATGGCAGACTTGCTATTGAAGGAGGAGAATTCAAAGGTAAAAAAATAACCTATCACGATTCTTGTTATCTAGGTCGTGCAAATGGTATATATGAAGCCCCACGAATGTTGATGGAAAAACTTGATGCGGAATTGGTAGAAATGAAACGCTGCAAAACCAATGGCTTATGCTGCGGTGCTGGTGGTGCTCAAATGTTCAAAGAAGCAGAAAAGGGTAATAAAGAAATTAATATTGAACGCACCGATGATATTTTAGAAACGGGTGCCACGATAGTTGCTGCAGCTTGCCCGTTTTGCAATACGATGCTTACCGATGGAATAAAACATGTGGAAAAAGAAGACCAAATTGCCGTGCTTGATATCGCAGAAATTATTGCAGCGGGCAAAGGATTATAA